The Anopheles coluzzii chromosome 2, AcolN3, whole genome shotgun sequence genome window below encodes:
- the LOC120951084 gene encoding uncharacterized protein LOC120951084, which produces MKTFASFALCVLFAAVSVTAQLSMRELAEITEDYRVRFDELHEDKDDFIRLARVLIRAELKGLNEATLVNLGNARNDIDDILADTREEIANAILEPNANEQCLLGLVDRVIEEGRRAGEGMSSCAADKIQIKEGLGDEFRALTNTLQRIATAASEYTLYTFAIHNSFTDPEEHVEWLEENFANQVEFWDNVARPEAQEDLDNLEINRPALVEENRVCLSAVIASLNTAMNTVRGQINSC; this is translated from the coding sequence TCCGTCACGGCGCAACTGTCGATGCGCGAGCTGGCCGAAATTACCGAAGACTATCGGGTGCGTTTCGACGAGCTGCACGAAGACAAGGACGATTTCATTCGCCTTGCCCGCGTGCTGATTCGGGCCGAGCTGAAGGGCCTGAACGAGGCGACGCTGGTCAATCTCGGCAACGCTCGCAACGATATCGACGATATCCTGGCCGACACGCGCGAAGAGATTGCCAATGCCATTCtcgaaccgaacgcgaacgaacagTGCCTGCTCGGACTGGTTGACCGGGTGATAGAGGAGGGCCGTCGTGCCGGCGAGGGCATGAGCTCCTGTGCCGCCGACAAGATCCAGATCAAGGAGGGACTGGGCGACGAGTTCCGGGCGCTGACCAACACGCTGCAGCGCATTGCTACCGCTGCGTCCGAGTACACGCTGTACACGTTCGCCATTCACAACTCGTTCACCGATCCGGAGGAGCACGTGGAGTGGCTGGAGGAGAACTTCGCCAACCAGGTCGAGTTCTGGGACAATGTGGCGCGCCCGGAAGCGCAGGAAGATCTGGACAATCTGGAAATCAACCGCCCGGCCCTGGTGGAGGAAAACCGCGTCTGTCTGAGCGCGGTCATTGCAAGCCTCAACACGGCGATGAATACCGTGCGCGGTCAGATTAACAGCTGCTAA
- the LOC120951083 gene encoding uncharacterized protein LOC120951083, whose amino-acid sequence MAWSLSFVLIAACALLVSGVSAAPSKTAVKPRSQELRDAIEEYRVRFDELHKEKDQFLQFARTGLWATVRAMNEEVLQDMGETRNIVEYGFDDVRLDISLLIVEGNHNEQCLLDLVYEIVEEKVQLGQEISRCADDTTDAKDSLPESFYEFLNLLQRLSNSIAETTLYTFVSQNSVNDPERHLEFLEEAFEETDRAWNEEALPLVQFELDAMEYNRPLIVADSAQCLQAINDRQQAFEDSIRERIPSCL is encoded by the exons ATGGCGTGGAGTTTGTCGTTTGTCCTTATCGCAGCATGCGCCCTGCTG GTTAGTGGCGTTAGTGCTGCACCATCGAAAACGGCTGTGAAACCACGCAGCCAGGAGCTGCGCGATGCGATTGAGGAGTATCGAGTCCGGTTCGATGAGCTGCACAAGGAAAAGGATCAGTTCCTGCAGTTTGCCCGTACCGGGCTTTGGGCTACGGTGCGTGCGATGAACGAAGAGGTGCTGCAGGATATGGGCGAAACGCGCAACATCGTGGAGTACGGTTTCGACGATGTGCGTCTAGACATTAGTCTGCTGATCGTGGAGGGCAACCACAACGAGCAGTGCCTGCTGGATCTGGTGTACGAAATCGTGGAGGAGAAGGTACAGCTGGGCCAGGAAATCAGTCGCTGTGCGGACGATACGACCGATGCTAAGGACTCACTGCCGGAGTCGTTCTACGAGTTCCTGAATCTGCTGCAGCGTCTGTCGAACTCGATCGCCGAAACGACGCTGTACACGTTCGTGAGCCAAAACTCGGTGAACGATCCGGAGCGTCATCTCGAGTTTCTGGAGGAAGCGTTCGAGGAAACGGACCGTGCCTGGAACGAGGAAGCGTTGCCGCTGGTGCAGTTCGAGCTGGACGCCATGGAGTACAACCGCCCGCTGATTGTGGCCGACAGCGCACAGTGTCTGCAGGCAATCAACGACAGGCAGCAGGCATTCGAGGACTCGATCCGCGAGCGTATCCCATCGTGCTTGTAA
- the LOC120951085 gene encoding mitochondrial import inner membrane translocase subunit Tim16, with amino-acid sequence MAKYIAQIIVLGGQIIGKAFTRALKQEIAASQEAAKRAGGGQKGQNRAAANLRTGMTLEEAQQILNVTKLDPEEVQKNYDHLFSVNDKSKGGSFYLQSKVFRAKERIDQELKEAKPPEGEKTDTGTGKPGEAAQ; translated from the exons ATGGCAAAGTACATTGCACAGATCATTGTGCTCGGTGGCCAAATCATTGGAAAGGCGTTCACGCGGGCCCTCAAGCAGGAGATAGCAGCATCGCAAGAAGCGGCCAAGCGAGCGGGCGGTGGACAGAAGGGACAAAATCGTGCCGCAGCCAACCTGAGAACGG GAATGACGCTGGAAGAGGCACAACAAATCCTCAACGTAACGAAGCTCGACCCAGAGGAGGTGCAGAAAAACTACGATCATCTGTTCAGCGTGAACGATAAATCGAAGGGTGGCTCGTTCTACCTACAGTCGAAAGTGTTCCGCGCAAAAGAGCGAATAGATCAGGAGCTGAAGGAGGCCAAGCCACCGGAAGGAGAGAAAACAGACACCGGCACAGGGAAACCTGGTGAAGCGGCACAGTAA
- the LOC120951086 gene encoding uncharacterized protein LOC120951086, whose amino-acid sequence MQNSSSQYSSLIKEQRQLKKAETMLQSMIDKINHELNQLVVEELQIKSRDAQLSVETTTAKMVKPDPLLDVATCSTAEINQQKLDLAVQDDKLLKSLEESEDDLDDLVG is encoded by the exons ATGCAAAATTCTTCATCGCAGTATTCATCGCTGATAAAAGAACAAAGACAGCTGAAGAAGGCCGAAACAATGCTGCAATCAATGATCGATAAGATCAATCACGAACTGAACCAGCTGGTG GTGGAAGAATTGCAGATCAAATCGCGCGATGCACAGCTTAGTGTAGAAACAACAACCGCCAAGATGGTGAAGCCAGATCCACTGTTGGATGTGGCTACGTGCAGCACAGCTGAAATCAATCAACAAAAGCTCGACCTAGCAGTGCAGGATGACAAGCTGCTAAAATCACTGGAGGAGTCCGAAGACGATCTTGACGATTTGGTGGGATGA
- the LOC120951079 gene encoding transmembrane protein 169, translated as MVGLATDDMVVRTQQHQPSPNRHLGGGQSEFPVFIPPRKRQTGKKTNHGNHIDHIVNIQGTRKEWDLTPEREDCRRNKRWNSEEIIEISSTGKGGPIANGTNEDEDDLNELQHFHPLKDSSTVTPSSISESSLDRKSSKSAELLTGGSGKRSKKRVNIRTDLDEIGRRRSPSAICNYEDLESGETSVLNAELDQHSLERYNTNRSYASSTDNYLTMTGTIKRGRKKGQSIDVQLNISREELEQISKQALAVHGESSRSERSCCTLRTGVHILLLSLVCLPFVTLTTGIYSFYMGTVTWYNMFTYFNEERSYCHKLLMSPLLILAYPLGIVLCTVGLALYAGIRQISFHFRAWLNEIADIEKGFYGWLCSFLHLSDCSPYEVVILTDICPANPAPGGTADRSTDGSIPTGVRVHPSDGRLQGESTQINSSTEELSV; from the exons ATGGTTGGCCTAGCAACGGACGATATGGTCGTGCGGACGCAACAGCACCAGCCGTCGCCAAACCGACATTTAGGCGGTGGCCAGAGTGAGTTTCCCGTGTTTATTCCGCCGAGAAAACGGCAAACAGGAAAGAAGACAAACCATGGCAATCATATCGATCACATCGTGAACATACAG GGTACCCGTAAAGAGTGGGATCTAACACCGGAACGAGAAGACTGTCGAAGAAACAAGCGCTGGAACAGTGAGGAGATCATCGAAATCAGCTCCACCGGCAAAGGGGGCCCGATCGCGAACGGCACCaacgaggacgaggacgatcTGAACGAGCTGCAGCACTTTCATCCGCTCAAGGACAGTTCCACCGTAACGCCGAGCAGCATCTCGGAGAGCAGCCTCGACCGGAAGTCGAGCAAGTCGGCCGAACTGCTTACCGGCGGCAGTGGCAAGCGCTCCAAAAAGCGGGTTAACATTCGTACCGATCTGGACGAAATAGGACGACGTCGGTCACCGTCGGCCATCTGCAACTATGAGGATCTGGAGTCGGGTGAGACGAGCGTACTGAACGCCGAGCTCGACCAGCACAGCCTGGAGCGGTACAACACGAACCGCTCGTACGCTTCCTCCACCGATAACTATCTGACGATGACGGGCACGATCAAGCGTGGCCGCAAGAAGGGCCAATCGATCGATGTACAGCTAAACATTTCGCGCGAAGAGCTGGAGCAAATCAGTAAACAGGCGCTGGCCGTACATGGCGAGTCTAGTCGCAGCGAACGAAGCTGCTGCACGCTGCGCACGGGAGTTCACATCCTGCTGCTGTCGCTCGTCTGTCTGCCGTTCGTGACGCTAACGACCGGGATCTACTCCTTCTACATGGGCACCGTCACCTGGTACAACATGTTCACGTACTTCAACGAGGAGCGATCGTACTGCCACAAGCTGCTCATGTCGCCGCTGCTCATTCTGGCCTACCCGCTCGGCATCGTGCTGTGTACGGTGGGGCTCGCGCTGTACGCTGGCATCCGGCAGATCAGTTTCCACTTTCGGGCTTGGCTGAACGAGATCGCCGACATCGAGAAAGGGTTCTACGGTTGGCTGTGCTCGTTTCTGCACCTGTCCGACTGCAGCCCGTACGAGGTGGTCATTCTGACCGACATCTGCCCTGCTAATCCTGCGCCCGGCGGAACGGCAGATCGGTCTACCGATGGGTCGATCCCGACCGGTGTGCGGGTCCATCCGAGCGATGGCCGGCTGCAGGGTGAGTCGACACAAATCAATTCTTCCACCGAGGAGCTTTCGGTTTGA
- the LOC120951077 gene encoding ubiquitin carboxyl-terminal hydrolase 8 isoform X1, translating to MNHPKQLYLGERFDDLEKLYMKLPPDIKDREIDIICRSARKLMEQCDENYIKRDEELAYVGYMKLINLVQVIRKNKDYARKKEAITRLLGTQSDFNRIFEKLSKLKNSLEARYEERARQRGGSATLSRAVELERASNGRQPVVGKEAPMVVPIASGQKQSVTATELHAMINDSRVSMLIMDCRPAKDYEASHLRYAYLVNVPEHLLVAGMTAGKINHALPPESRTLWSNRMVKEQVVLMDWNTSGVPVKDTPLYILNYTLCHYDQDIEDTKIIRLDGGYESFVLHYPASCTNPSYRPPTVLDAMGDNIDDIEYPNISDIPMKEESFTKPGFKPTIDRNSKVAAVTLYEARKKPLEDILVEHEQILDKSKQNALEIINTETELKNLEQQQPLEPGLDETQESLLYEVMQLKDRQRDYEAEKARILEEEQSYKQLEQEQKERGEQISSEQAEQLEREAYERRLRDKEREQRELEEKCQRLARERETKLALAREQKRHLKENNVPEPVKRAYPEEDQRSGPYAGNATPARMPLFDRSAKPLADHNHNVRTRDLDVVQRDFAPVYGSVGRGLTGLKNLGNTCYMNSILQCLSNTHFLNEFFHDPSFKMHLNRNNKTQGKIGEEVAAVIKALWTGQYKCIASKNLRYVVGQYERQFGGIEQQDSHEFLTILMDWLHSDLQTKQMQISTSLDQLPPSEKAWIEHFKGKDSYISELFYGQIKSTVKCTRCHKESATYESFSNLSLELPQDSNICYLENCLDMYFNGEEVRGWHCPKCKSNQDAIKKLDISRLPSILVVHFKRFYADPDTMATVYRKKQTLVKFPLSELNMTRYLARTEVNRNKRLTTFRYHLYGVSNHYGSMESGHYTAFCLNNIHQKWFKFDDYNVSSIDASDVQASAAYILFYSCLPDRPQSDVR from the exons ATGAACCATCCGAAGCAGCTGTACTTGGGCGAGCGGTTCGACGATTTGGAGAAGCTGTACATGAAGCTACCGCCCGACATAAAGGACCGGGAGATCGATATTATCTGCCGGTCGGCCCGGAAGCTGATGGAGCAGTGCGACGAAAACTACATCAAGCGGGACGAGGAGCTGGCGTACGTGGGCTACATGAAGCTGATCAACCTGGTGCAGGTCATACGGAAGAACAAGGACTATGCGCGCAAGAAGGAAGCGATTACGCGGCTGCTGGGCACGCAGTCCGACTTTAATCGCATCTTCGAGAAGTTGAGCAAGCTAAAAAACAGTCTGGAGGCCCGGTACGAGGAGCGTGCCCGACAGCGGGGTGGATCCGCGACCCTGTCCCGGGCGGTAGAACTGGAGCGGGCCAGCAACGGAAGGCAACCGGTGGTGGGAAAGGAGGCGCCGATGGTTGTGCCGATCGCTTCCGGGCAAAAGCAATCCGTCACCGCGACGGAACTGCACGCCATGATAAACGATAGCCGGGTCAGCATGCTGATCATGGACTGCCGTCCGGCGAAGGACTACGAAGCGTCGCACCTGCGGTACGCCTATCTCGTGAACGTGCCGGAGCATCTGCTCGTGGCGGGTATGACGGCGGGCAAGATAAATCACGCCCTGCCGCCGGAATCGCGCACGCTCTGGTCGAACCGGATGGTGAAGGAGCAGGTCGTACTGATGGACTGGAACACGTCCGGCGTACCGGTGAAGGATACACCGCTGTACATCTTGAACTACACGCTTTGTCAT TACGATCAGGACATTGAGGACACGAAAATCATTCGACTGGATGGTGGATACGAAAGCTTCGTGCTGCACTACCCGGCAAGCTGTACCAATCCCTCCTATCGGCCACCGACGGTGTTGGACGCCATGGGTGATAATATAG ACGATATTGAATATCCCAACATTAGCGATATACCGATGAAGGAGGAAAGTTTCACCAAGCCCGGCTTTAAGCCAACGATCGATCGTAACAGCAAGGTGGCGGCAGTCACCCTGTACGAGGCGCGCAAAAAACCGCTGGAAGACATACTAGTCGAGCACGAGCAGATACTAGACAAATCGAAGCAGAATGCGCTGGAAATTATCAACACGGAAACGGAGCTGAAAAAcctggagcagcagcaaccgctcGAGCCGGGGCTGGACGAAACGCAAGAATCGCTCCTATACGAAGTGATGCAGCTAAAGGACCGGCAGCGCGATTAC GAAGCAGAGAAAGCACGCATTCTCGAGGAGGAGCAAAGTTACAAGCAGCTGGAGCAGGAGCAGAAGGAACGTGGTGAACAAATTTCCTCCGAGCAGGCGGAGCAACTCGAGCGGGAAGCGTACGAACGCCG GCTGCGCGACAAGGAGCGGGAACAGCGCGAGCTGGAGGAGAAATGCCAACGGTTGGCGCGCGAGCGTGAAACGAAGCTTGCGCTGGCCCGTGAACAGAAGCGGCATCTTAAGGAGAACAACGTGCCAGAGCCGGTAAAGCGGGCTTACCCGGAAGAAGACCAGCGGTCCGGTCCGTACGCCGGCAATGCGACGCCCGCCCGGATGCCCCTGTTCGACCGGTCCGCGAAACCGCTGGCGGATCATAATCACAACGTGCGTACGCGGGATCTGGACGTGGTGCAGCGCGACTTTGCCCCAGTGTACGGGAGTGTG gGACGCGGTCTGACCGGGTTGAAGAATTTAGGCAACACCTGCTACATGAACAGCATACTGCAGTGCCTCAGCAATACGCACTTTCTCAACGAATTCTTCCACGATCCGTCGTTCAAGATGCACCTCAACCG caacaacaaaacgcagGGCAAGATTGGGGAAGAGGTGGCCGCCGTCATCAAGGCACTGTGGACGGGGCAGTACAAGTGTATTGCAAGCAAAAATTTGCGG TACGTCGTTGGACAGTACGAGCGACAGTTCGGGGGCATCGAGCAGCAGGATTCACACGAGTTTCTCACCATCCTCATGGATTGGCTACATTCCGATCTGCAGACGAAACAGATGCAG ATATCGACCAGCCTCGATCAGCTGCCCCCGTCGGAAAAGGCATGGATAGAGCATTTCAAGGGCAAGGACAGCTACATCTCGGAACTGTTCTACGGGCAGATCAAAAGTACGGTCAAGTGCACCCGGTGCCACAAGGAAAGTGCCACCTACGAATCGTTCTCGAATCTCAGCCTGGAGCTGCCGCAAGATTCAAACATCTGCTACCTGGAG AATTGCCTCGACATGTACTTCAACGGCGAGGAAGTGCGCGGCTGGCACTGTCCAAAGTGTAAGAGCAATCAGGACGCGATCAAAAAGCTGGACATCTCCCGGCTACCGTCGATACTGGTGGTGCACTTCAAGCGCTTCTACGCCGACCCGGACACGATGGCGACGGTGTACCGGAAGAAGCAAACGCTCGTCAAGTTTCCGCTCAGCGAGCTGAACATGACGCGCTACCTGGCCCGCACCGAGGTGAACCGGAACAAGCGGCTCACCACGTTCCGGTACCATCTGTACGGCGTTTCCAACCACTACGGCTCGATGGAGAGCGGCCACTACACGGCATTCTGCCTGAACAATATACATCAAAA ATGGTTCAAGTTCGACGATTACAACGTGTCCAGCATCGATGCGTCGGATGTGCAAGCGAGCGCAGCGTACATTCTTTTCTACTCCTGCCTACCCGACCGGCCACAGTCGGACGTGCGATAA
- the LOC120951077 gene encoding ubiquitin carboxyl-terminal hydrolase 8 isoform X2 produces the protein MVVVAGYKIKLPHYHQLIPYKKGRGLTGLKNLGNTCYMNSILQCLSNTHFLNEFFHDPSFKMHLNRNNKTQGKIGEEVAAVIKALWTGQYKCIASKNLRYVVGQYERQFGGIEQQDSHEFLTILMDWLHSDLQTKQMQISTSLDQLPPSEKAWIEHFKGKDSYISELFYGQIKSTVKCTRCHKESATYESFSNLSLELPQDSNICYLENCLDMYFNGEEVRGWHCPKCKSNQDAIKKLDISRLPSILVVHFKRFYADPDTMATVYRKKQTLVKFPLSELNMTRYLARTEVNRNKRLTTFRYHLYGVSNHYGSMESGHYTAFCLNNIHQKWFKFDDYNVSSIDASDVQASAAYILFYSCLPDRPQSDVR, from the exons ATGGTCGTTGTCGCGGGATATAAAATAAAGCTTCCACACTACCATCAGCTCATCCCGTACAAAAAG gGACGCGGTCTGACCGGGTTGAAGAATTTAGGCAACACCTGCTACATGAACAGCATACTGCAGTGCCTCAGCAATACGCACTTTCTCAACGAATTCTTCCACGATCCGTCGTTCAAGATGCACCTCAACCG caacaacaaaacgcagGGCAAGATTGGGGAAGAGGTGGCCGCCGTCATCAAGGCACTGTGGACGGGGCAGTACAAGTGTATTGCAAGCAAAAATTTGCGG TACGTCGTTGGACAGTACGAGCGACAGTTCGGGGGCATCGAGCAGCAGGATTCACACGAGTTTCTCACCATCCTCATGGATTGGCTACATTCCGATCTGCAGACGAAACAGATGCAG ATATCGACCAGCCTCGATCAGCTGCCCCCGTCGGAAAAGGCATGGATAGAGCATTTCAAGGGCAAGGACAGCTACATCTCGGAACTGTTCTACGGGCAGATCAAAAGTACGGTCAAGTGCACCCGGTGCCACAAGGAAAGTGCCACCTACGAATCGTTCTCGAATCTCAGCCTGGAGCTGCCGCAAGATTCAAACATCTGCTACCTGGAG AATTGCCTCGACATGTACTTCAACGGCGAGGAAGTGCGCGGCTGGCACTGTCCAAAGTGTAAGAGCAATCAGGACGCGATCAAAAAGCTGGACATCTCCCGGCTACCGTCGATACTGGTGGTGCACTTCAAGCGCTTCTACGCCGACCCGGACACGATGGCGACGGTGTACCGGAAGAAGCAAACGCTCGTCAAGTTTCCGCTCAGCGAGCTGAACATGACGCGCTACCTGGCCCGCACCGAGGTGAACCGGAACAAGCGGCTCACCACGTTCCGGTACCATCTGTACGGCGTTTCCAACCACTACGGCTCGATGGAGAGCGGCCACTACACGGCATTCTGCCTGAACAATATACATCAAAA ATGGTTCAAGTTCGACGATTACAACGTGTCCAGCATCGATGCGTCGGATGTGCAAGCGAGCGCAGCGTACATTCTTTTCTACTCCTGCCTACCCGACCGGCCACAGTCGGACGTGCGATAA
- the LOC125906697 gene encoding protein unc-50 homolog, translating into MKYATSPTPSRSNSSLLGMSSRTASPLPAPANYRDCMSATTKSYKYLRRFIKFDQMDFEYAMWQMVYLFIAPKKVYRNFNYRKQTKSQFARDDPAFLVLLVGCLCVTSIGFAWVLSLGFLQTILFTLYVVFVDCIFCGMIVATLLWVIANRYFRDRNSDFDMEWGYAFDVHLNAFFPPLILLHFIQLFFYHPLISRDWFISTFIGNTIWLLALGYYIYITFLGYNVVPSLKNTRIILVTLPLLCLFYVVTLIIGWNLSVSLMYYYHYRVL; encoded by the exons ATGAAGTACGCTACGTCACCTACGCCATCCCGGAGCAACAGCTCGCTGCTGGGGATGTCTTCCAGAACGGCATCGCCACTGCCCGCACCGGCCAACTATCGCGATTGCATGAGCGCCACAACGAAAAGCTACAAATACCTGAGGCGTTTCATCAAATTCGATCAAATGGACTTTGAGTATGCAATGTGGCAGATGGTGTACCTATTCATCGCACCGAAGAAAGTCTATCGCAACTTCAACTACCGCAAAC AAACCAAATCACAATTTGCTCGAGATGATCCAGCCTTCCTGGTGTTGCTAGTGGGTTGCCTTTGTG TCACGTCAATTGGGTTCGCATGGGTGTTAAGCTTAGGGTTTCTGCAGACGATCCTGTTCACACTGTACGTCGTGTTTGTTGACTGCATATTCTGCGGCATGATCGTGGCCACGCTGCTTTGGGTGATTGCGAATCGCTACTTTCGCGATCGAAACAGCGACTTCGACATGGAGTGGGGCTACGCGTTCGATGTGCATTTGAATGCGTTCTTCCCGCCCCTGATACTGCTGCATTTCATACAGCTGTTCTTCTACCATCCGCTAATTAGCAGGGACTGGTTCATATCAACGTTCATCGGCAACACCATTTGGCTGTTGGCGCTCGGATACTACATCTATATCACTTTCCTGGGATATAATG TTGTCCCGTCGCTGAAAAATACGCGAATAATTCTCGTAACACTACCGCTTCTGTGTTTGTTCTACGTCGTGACGTTAATTATAGGATGGAATTTGAGTGTGTCCCTGATGTACTACTATCACTATCGAGTGTTGTAA